In one window of Drosophila innubila isolate TH190305 chromosome 2L unlocalized genomic scaffold, UK_Dinn_1.0 4_B_2L, whole genome shotgun sequence DNA:
- the LOC117781918 gene encoding uncharacterized protein LOC117781918 codes for MDTDEKKAGTSSGHDEIDFTSGYETQYRKEYSPLKPIYVPPPDKRNAWFRSWSTIVLIVFLASVFLLGTVLLVVQVFTASALQVFLIVAGYVAIAAIMIWLEVQSIKVR; via the coding sequence ATGGACACGGACGAGAAGAAGGCGGGCACATCGTCCGGCCATGATGAGATCGATTTTACCAGCGGCTACGAGACACAATATCGCAAGGAGTATAGTCCATTGAAGCCAATTTATGTACCGCCGCCGGATAAACGAAATGCCTGGTTCCGAAGTTGGTCAACGATTGTATTGATTGTCTTTCTAGCGAGTGTGTTCCTCCTTGGCACTGTTCTACTCGTGGTCCAGGTCTTCACAGCAAGTGCTCTCCAGGTGTTCCTCATTGTAGCTGGCTATGTGGCGATAGCGGCAATTATGATATGGCTAGAAGTGCAGAGCATCAAGGTGCGGTGA